The nucleotide sequence AGGCCATCCCCCATGAGGGAACAGTCCATTCATATCTCTCGTCAGGTTGAGAGGAGTTAACTGTAGGAATGGAAAAGCTGAACTTTTCACTATACACCTCATGAAGAGGAATTGAGAGGTAGTCCTTTAGATCAAGTCCAGTGAGGTGAAACTGGGAGGGGATAGTTGGGATCCAAGGTAAGCCTCTTGAAGGGGTTGCTACTAGCTCCATACagcctcaaagcccactcacTTGTGCACAACTCTTTCAGAAAGTCACAACTCTACTCTTTCCTAAAATATTCTATCAACTGGTCAAACAAGTATTCAAAAATGTGGGGCTATGGCTGCCAGTCTCATCTAACAAACACATTTTTCCAACTCTTAGATACTGACAAGTACTTCTTATCTGACTACACTCTACTGTATGCTTAAGGGAGACTATTGTTTCCGACAAGCAATGGTGCTGAATGAACATTCCTAGTTCACAAAGAATGAACCTGAGTATAAGAATTGAACAGTCCAAAGCTAGAACAAAATCAGGAAGGAAAAATATCAAATCTTGTAGCACCTTGTCAATAGGAGCCCTCGAGGTGCCATGATAGATTATGGGAAATATTCAACCTGTATTTGACCAAGATAGGAATAATGACAATGTTGCTTCTTGTCCTCCAATTGGACAGGAAGTCATGTGAGACATGTTTTAATACCAGTTATGTGTTATTTTGTGgggattttaaatttttgttttgtttttcaagaaagggtttcatgGTGAAACattctgactttcctggaactcactttgtagattaggctggccttgaactcacaaagaacctcctgcctctgtctcccaactactgaaattaaagatgtgtacagCCACTTGCCAGTCCAGTTACgtggttttatttgttgttattacCTTGATTTCATAACTGCCAATGGCCATGttagaggagcagcaggtggtaATTGAAATTCGAGGTGTCAATCAACCAAAAGGAGAATTTCTGATGGATGAATCTTGTATAAGCAAGGCCTCTAAACCTAGAATGCAGAATGTCTATTCTTCTGTGAAAGGTTTGCTGTTGCTATAATGTAGTGCGTTTGGCTCATGGAATTCCATTCTATTGGAATTACTACCTGTGAATTACTTTGAAGATTGTATCTTCTTATACTGTACTGTCTAATTGATAACACTCATCTAAATAAAGTtttgatgataaaaatattaGCAAGTGTCACACTGCCTAAACACATAACATATGGGTTTCCATTGAGGATGTGTATAGACTGAGATTTAGGTTAATACTTAAGAAAACAATCAAGTCTCAGGAGCCCAACTAGTTTAAATTATTATAACCTTACCATTGAGAGATGAGTTCACAGGTTTTGGGGTGCaacacagctgaaacaaagctttaaatatGACTTAAAGTGAGACTAAGATGTTTTCTCAAATAGGTTTGGGGTGAAAtacccaagaagacaatctaaagttttagaaaggtaCAGAGTTGAATGAAGAACTTTTTAAGGTCAGGgagcaagaacaaagcagcccaattaaTATTAGCTGACATGCTTTTCTTGTTAGGATTGGTTAATTATCAAAAGTAgtgattaattttaaataacCACTTTTAGCTtcaatctgaaatgaccctatcctatagctatactgatgaatatcttgcatatcaccatagaaccttcatctggcgatagatggagatagagacagagacccacactggagcactggactgagctcccaaggtcccaatgaagagcagaaggagggagaacatgagcaaggaagtcaggaccatgaggggtgcacccacccaatgagacagtggggctgatctattgggagctcaccaaggccagctggactatgactgaaaaagcatgggataaaaccgaactctttgaacatggcagacaatgagggctgatgagaagccaaagacaatggcactgggttttgatcctacttcatgttctggctttgtgggagcctagccagtttggatgttcaccttcctagtcctggatggagggggaaggaccttagactttccacagggcagggaaccgtgactgctcttcagactggagagggagggggaaaggagtgggggaaggaggagaatagtgggaggagggggagggaaatggggggctgggaggaggtgggaatttcttttttctttcaataaaaaaaatctattgaagAAATGGATATGCAcactaaagatttaaagtagagctgactgattctaTTTCACATATAGAAGTTTTGATATttgatttctttaatatttatcatAAGATTACCTCTCAAGAACAGTAATAAAGTATTTGATCCTTTCTTTGTAAGTGCAAAACGCAGCCTGCCAGTGAAAGACATGATGGAGAAGAATATCTTGTTTGCCTACAGGGTTAAACTATAATATAAGTTCCTTTGGTATGAATGTATGAGGGCACTTGAGAtatttttcacctgtaatatgaaaatgtttaatcatgtaaggaatATGGAAACATGCTTTTACCTGtattcattataatcattcacttaaaGGATACAATGTAAATACATTGTAATTCCTATATTGCTTGGAAACTTTGCTGGATTATATAAGCTGTAGAGAACAGTATTCAGTAAAATTTTATGCTGAAGGGGGGTTGTCAGATATCTGTGTTATTctgggtgtagttagcttccttgagttgaggttttccttctagtactttctgtatggCTGGGTTtctggatacatattgtttaaatcttttttttttgtcctggaatatctgttttctccattgatggtgaatgaaagctttgctgggtttagtagtctgggcttgcatccaaagtctcttagtgtctgtagcacatctatGCAGgaccttctggccttcatggtttccattgagaagtcaggtgtaattctgataggtttccctttatatgttacttgaactttttcccttccagctcttaatattcgctctttattctgtatgttttggttttgattattatatggattttttgatccagtctatttcgTGTTCtatatgtttcttgtaccttcataggaatatccttctttaggttgggaaaattttcttctataattttgttgaatatattttctgggcctttgagctgtaattcttctccttcttctatccctattattcttaggtttggtcttttcatggtgtcccagatttcctggatgttttgtgttaagaatttgttggatttgttgtGGTTTCCTGCCTGGGACGTGGCTGCCTTTATGGCCTGCTATGGTCTCGAGATCTGCTCCTCCAGCAACttggggatccacagcatttATACTTAAACCATAACAATGGTGCTGTTACTTGGGCAAACTCTCCACATtccctctggcctgcaggtgggCTGGCTTGGGATGTGTGGGACCCTGGGCTTGGGAACCATgtttctttacaacagctctCCATCCCATCTGCCTGAGAAAAGTTTCTACACACACCACTGGCTTCAGTTGGTGAGTTTCCACCATTCTTGTCAGCTTAACTCTTTCTCTGAACCCAAGGAATTGACTAGTGGGCTTCTGGCAATCTTCTGGTATTCCTAGAAATGGGGGCACAGCCCCCAACCATCATCTTCACAGCTAtggttgagcccttcactgatATGCATCTCTAGATTGCTTCCCTTAGTTAAAATTGTTTGGATGACCTGGGGTCAGTCATCTTGCCACTGAAGGACAAAGGTCTCtcaggtttttctttctccttttctcttttgctttttcccCCCATGCTGTGAAAGGCCACTCAgagtggcctctggcctctctggcttctgagccaCCCTGACCAGAATCAGTTAGGCTTTAGTATCCTGGCTGTAGGCAGAGGACACTCTCCTACAATCCATGCAGTATTCATAGGAGACGTCTTCCTATAGGCCTTGTGGTATCACCGCTTTCACAGGTTTACATGGTTTCGGCTATGGTTAGCAAGCAATCAATGCCCATCTTAACTAAGGTTAGGTGACTTCACTGCCAACTTACCTGAGAGCCTGGTCAGATGACCAAGTCCCatcatctttactgaggtatccccagtttacttatgtttttgtctctaaattcctcttgatgactctgttgcatgtgtgttttgtgcagtggcatgcctttggtaggacCCACAAAAAGCATCCACTTAGtccaattcctgttcactgtgtatgtgtgtgtgtgcatacatgtgactTAAATGCACCTGTTTACtgttaaatattataattgtttgttcattgcatctcatttcagactataAAAAAATTAAGCCTTATGTTTTAAACTAATAGGTACTTTTAAgtttcttacaaaaatactttatatttaatccaaccctcatttaaaatatattaagatgttcTCTATATTGTCAGTTCTGCTGCAAGCAGTTTTgtcttctttccatctttttatgAGTGTAAGTCTTACCAGTTAAGTTAAtaaccagtacagtcaagctcagacccagctctccaggcagattctatactgtagttaaacctgataaacagccctcaactgctcagagatctggggaatatttcatttaaatatttaattatgaaaaaacTTTTTATAACACAAAGAGACAGTTTGGCTCCTAGTAGTACTCTactttctccaaagaagacagaagatgaaTGGGCACAGAATTACATCCTTCTGCAATTcgcttcaactgccaagcactgaccactgggaaaaactgcctttcatcagAACCGAAGATCACCAGACAGTGGAAagaatcactggaatcaacagcctcactgctcaggtcaaggtaggcttgtctttcTACATATTTCTAatcccacaggatcttctggagcctggcaggccctgtgccaaacagcaaaaggcaaatgacCTTCAGCAACCATGGTGGACCCTGAGAAGTAGATCTAGGTACCAACCACGTAagttctctttaattttttatataaagattACTATGAAGAGTAAAACTTTACCATATTCATTACACATTTTCTCTGGCCAGACTatggtgtcacacgcctttaatccctgaacttgAAAGGAATAGACAGGcacttcaaggccagcatggtcaaTGAAAaatttccaggacagactccaatactgtcaaagaaattctgtctcagaaattttttaaaaagtttctcagaaactgagaagggaaggagggggggaacttggggaaaaaggatgattaggataaaggaaggttggataggggagcacagaagcacaattcttagttaagggagccaccttagggttgacaagagacttgaacctagagtggctcccaggagcccaagccgatgtccccagttagttccttgggcagctgaggataggaaacctgaaatgaccctatcctatagcaatactgacgaatatcttgcatatcaccatagaaccttcatctggtgatggatggagatagagacagagacccacactggagcactgaactgagctcccaaggtgccaatgaggagcggaaggagggagaagatgagcaaggaagtcaggaccacgagggttgcacccacccactgagacagtggggctgatctattgggagctcaccaaggccagctggactgtgactgaaaaagcatgggataaaaccagactctctgaacatggcggacaatgagggctgatgagaagccaaggacaatggcactgggttttgatcctgcttCATGTTCTGgcgttgtgggagcctagccagtttggatgatcaccttcctagacatggatggaggggggaggaccttggactttccacagggcagggaaccctgactgctctttggactggagagggagggggagaggagtggtgggagggggagaagggtgggaggaaggggagggaaatgggaggctgggaggaggctgaaactttgttttccttttctcaaaaaaaaaaaaaagtttctcagcAGCCAGGGAGAGAAGCCCCTGCAGAATGACCAGAAAATTTAGCGGGTTGAGGAGTGTCCATGCTCCCTATCCGGGGCTTCTGCCGGCCAGTCAGGAACACACTCACCTGATCTTCTGATCAGGGctacttgctggccagggacctcacagacaaaaggacTAGCTTGCTGCCTGCAGGCtcagtgaaacaaagaaaaccctgCCCAGCCCcaaaacaggctgagctgggggatCTTATGACCCcgaagaaaggaaaggggtacGTGGGAGCAAGCTGGGACGGGATAGAGAGAGGCAATAGCAGGGGACAGAAGCCCCTGCAGAATGATCAGAAAGTTAAGGGGGTTGAGGAATGTCTGTGTTCCCTTTCTGGGGGCTTTTGCCGGCTTGTCAGGAACACACTCACCCCTCCGATGGATCTTCTGGCACAGGATCAGGGACCCTTGCTGGCCATGGACCTCGCAGACAAAAAGACTGGCTTGCTGTGTGCAGGGttagtgaaacaaaggaactcctgcccagTTGCACTCACCACCCCGTCCCAGCCCcaaaacaggctgagctgggggatCTTATGACCCCGCAGAAGGGAAGgggtgcaaatggatggaaacagaaaacactatcctgagtgaggtaacccagacccaaaaagatgaatatggtacatactcataagtggattctagccataaataaaaaatattgagcctataattcatgatcctagagaagctaaataaggtgaccccaaagaaaaacatagttatcctcctgaatatttgaagtagacaagatcgccaggcaaaaattgggagcttgggggtgggggtgggggtaaggggagatggggagagagaagggagaaggggaaaatggggagaacttgggggaatgggatggttgggatgaagggtggatatgagagtaaggaagtagatatcttaattaagggagccattttatggttggcaagagacttgactctagaggggttcccaggtgtcctaggagatgtcctcagcttgttccttgggcagctgaggagagggtgcctgaactagccatatcctatagccacactgatgaatatcttgcatatcaccatagaaccttcatctggcaatggatggagatagatacagagatccacattggagcactggactgagctttcaatgtcccaatgaggagcagaaagagggagaacatgagcaaggaagtcagtacTGTGAGGTGTGTGCCCACCCACTGGCACGGTGgggttgatctaatgggagctcaccaaggccagctggagcatgtgatcaaaccggactctctgaatgtggctgacaatgagggctggctgagaagccaaggacaatggcactgggtttttattctactgcatgtactggctttgtgggagcttagtctgcttggatgctcaccttcctagacctggatggaggggagaggaccttggacttcccacagggcaggaaaccctgactgctcttaggactggagagggagggggatgaggatgggtgaggaggaaggaaatgagaggaggtggaaattttttaataacaagaaaagaaagtaaaaaaaagtttctcaGCAGTGTGATTCTTTCTCATGATTTTAAAAGTGATAACACATACAAAGGTTTTACAACATTGGCTAAATTTGTATTGTTTCTATtaagtatgtgttctttcatggaTGTAAAGACTTCTGTGACATACAAAGCCTTTACTACACTGATTATATTTATAAGGTTTCTCTacagtatgtgttcttttctgATGTTGGAGAATACTGACATATAAAATGGCTTTACTGTATTGATTACATTGATAAGAATTCTCTCCAATATGTTTTCTTTCATGCATTTGGAGTTTAGAGCATCATGAAAAACCTTTATCACATTGATTGCATTAAAGAGCTTCTTTGTCTATGTGTTCAATTATGTCTGTGAAGCTCACAATGAATTGCAAAAGCCTTACTGCATTGATAACATTAATAAGACTTCTCTccatcatgtggttttttttttattattttggttccTACTAAGTTGTGAAAAaactttaccacattgattacattcataggttTTATCTTCAGTATATGTTCTTTTGTGAAGTTAGAGACTACTGACCTATGAAatggctttaccacattgattataTTCATAGTGTTTTTCtctagtatgtgttcttttgtgtatCTGGAGTTGAGAGTGCCTTgaaaaagctttaccacattgattacatacaaagggcctctctccagtatgtgttctgtTATGTCTGTGAAGCTCACCATGGCTTGCAaaagctttatcacattgattacattgataaggtttctctccagtatgtgttctttgatGTACTCGGAGATTACAATTCTGtgaaaaggctttatcacattgattacatttgtagggtttctcgCCAGTATGTGTCCTTTGATGTACTCGGAGATTACTGTTCTGTGAAAAGGTTTTATCACATTGATCACATGTgtagggtttctcaccagtatgtgttcttttatgcacttgaagatgatgGTGATATGCAAAGACTTTaccacattcattacattcatagggtttttcaccagtatgtgttcttttgtgtatttGGAGTTTATAGTTTCGtgaaaaggctttatcacattgattgcATTCAAAAGTAtgtcttcttttatgtttttgaagctGAAGATGACTGACAAGAGCTTTACTgcattgattacattcatggggtttcccTATAGCATGTGTTCTTTTAAGTATCTGGGGATGACTGGGACATGTAGACACTTCATCATATTGAATACCATCATATGGTTTCTGTCCTGCAGGAATTTTTTCACATCCTTGAAGATGACTGCAACATGAAAAGGCTTTAACACACTGAgtatattcatagggtttctttccagtatggcttctttcatacCTGCAAAGAAAATTGGCAGAGGAAAAGCTTTCCACATGCTTTAAACAGATGAATCTTAATATCtgtatgaattaattttattattttgtctaaTTGTAAAGAATACTCGGATTTTAAGTTTTGTATTCATGGTATACTACTTCATTAAGTAGTGTTTTGTGTCT is from Microtus pennsylvanicus isolate mMicPen1 chromosome 1, mMicPen1.hap1, whole genome shotgun sequence and encodes:
- the LOC142848714 gene encoding LOW QUALITY PROTEIN: uncharacterized protein LOC142848714 (The sequence of the model RefSeq protein was modified relative to this genomic sequence to represent the inferred CDS: substituted 1 base at 1 genomic stop codon); translated protein: MQTCQSEVKWRHVASLILQQSRRQGIAFCAVSATAGCCEENMGEPGIHRMNAVTYDDVHIDFTLDEWALLNPSQKSLYKDVMLETYRNLTSIGMKEAILERNPMNILSVLKPFHVAVIFKDVKKFLQDRNHMMVFNMMKCLHVPVIPRYLKEHMLXGNPMNVINAVKLLSVIFSFKNIKEDILVKNPMNVMNVVKSLHITIIFKCIKEHILVRNPTHVINVIKPFHRTVISEYIKGHILARNPTNVINVIKPFHRIVISEYIKEHILERNLINVINVIKLLQAMVSFTDITEHILERGPLYVINVVKLFQGTLNSRYTKEHILEKNTMNIINVVKPFHRSVVSNFTKEHILKIKPMNRNLINIISVVKALYVTEVFTSMKEHILNRNNTNLANVVKPLYVLSLLKS